The following proteins are encoded in a genomic region of Glycine max cultivar Williams 82 chromosome 18, Glycine_max_v4.0, whole genome shotgun sequence:
- the LOC102659550 gene encoding polyvinylalcohol dehydrogenase, giving the protein MISPKTAPNLRLKWKFNAGKDISATPAIYGGTVYFPSWNGYIYAVKEADGSLVWKQNLENLTGLSATGFVRNVNWTVSRSTPTVAGDDSLLIGIYGPAVVICVNRTTGELVWKTTLDHHPAAVITMSGTYYKGDFYVGISSLEITVPTVEECCTFRGSFTKLNARTGRMRWKTYMLPDNNNRTGEYAGASIWGSSPSIDVERNHVYTATGNLYSAPLRIRQCRERQINRTQPTQPGDECVEPDNHSDSMLALDLDSGKMKWYRQLGGLDIWTIACINPSTPNCPPQAERPDVDFGQSPMMLTTYINRTKQDIVVAVQKSGIAWALYRNNGNILWSTNAGPYGLSGGGIWGAATDVKRVYTNIANTGARNFTLAPSNVTTTAGGWVAMDASNGRILWSTANPSNRTANGPVSVANGVVFAGSADRMGSVYAIDAMNGKILWSYQTGASVYGGMSISKGCIFVGHGYGVALGPAFGLIGGTSLFAFCVRG; this is encoded by the exons ATGATCAGCCCCAAAACAGCACCGAACCTACGGTTGAAGTGGAAATTCAATGCAGGCAAAGACATCAGTGCAACACCAGCAATATATGGTGGTACTGTTTATTTTCCAAGCTGGAATGGTTACATCTATGCAGTTAAAGAAGCCGATGGATCTCTTGTTTGGAAGCAAAACTTGGAGAATCTAACAGGACTAAGTGCAACGGGATTTGTTAGAAATGTAAATTGGACAGTGTCAAGGTCAACTCCCACAGTGGCAGGAGATGATTCACTGCTAATTGGAATCTATGGCCCTGCTGTTGTTATTTGTGTCAACAGAACAACAGGTGAGCTTGTATGGAAGACCACTTTGGATCACCATCCTGCAGCAGTCATCACCATGTCTGGAACATACTACAAAGG AGATTTCTATGTCGGAATATCTTCACTGGAAATAACTGTGCCGACTGTTGAGGAATGCTGCACATTTCGTGGAAGTTTCACAAAACTTAATGCTCGAACTGGCCGCATGCGTTGGAAGACCTATATGCTACCAGATAACAATAACAGAACAGGAGAATATGCAGGTGCTTCCATTTGGGGAAGCAGCCCTTCCATTGATGTTGAAAGAAACCATGTCTATACTGCAACTGGGAACCTCTATTCTGCCCCATTACGCATACGACAGTGTCGAGAGAGACAAATTAATCGAACTCAGCCTACCCAACCTGGAGACGAGTGTGTTGAGCCTGACAATCACTCCGATTCAATGTTAGCCCTTGATTTGGATTCTGGGAAAATGAAATGGTACCGCCAGTTAGGAGGCCTTGATATATGGACCATTGCATGTATCAATCCTTCAACTCCTAATTGTCCTCCTCAAGCTGAGCGTCCAGATGTTGATTTTGGGCAGTCACCAATGATGTTGACAACATATATAAATCGAACCAAGCAAGATATTGTTGTTGCGGTTCAGAAAAGTGGCATAGCATGGGCTTTATATCGCAATAATGGCAACATCCTTTGGAGCACG AATGCTGGTCCGTACGGGCTATCTGGAGGCGGAATATGGGGTGCAGCAACTGATGTAAAGAGAGTTTACACGAATATTGCCAATACTGGGGCAAGAAATTTCACTCTTGCACCATCAAACGTAACTACGACCGCCGGTGGGTGGGTAGCAATGGATGCCAGCAATGGCAGAATTCTATGGTCCACAGCTAACCCTAGTAACAGAACTGCTAATGGCCCTGTTAGTGTTGCAAATGGCGTTGTCTTTGCTGGATCCGCAGACAGAATGGGATCTGTATATGCAATTGATGCCATGAATGGGAAAATTTTATGGTCCTATCAAACTGGAGCCAGTGTCTATGGAGGCATGTCAATTAGCAAAGGTTGCATATTTGTTGGCCATGGATATGGTGTTGCTCTGGGGCCTGCTTTCGGCTTAATTGGTGGAACTTCACTCTTTGCCTTTTGTGTACGTGGTTAA
- the LOC102669266 gene encoding polyvinylalcohol dehydrogenase — MNLALYSVLFCVHAVFAASSNGHGHKSQDWLNHGGDLFNRRYAYKEHKISPKTAPNLRLKWKFNAGKDISATPAIYDGTLYFPSWNGNIYAVKEADGSLVWKQNLQNLTGINATGYVTTVNWTVSRSTPTVAGDRLIIGVYGPCILIAVKRTTGELVWKTTLDNHPAAIITMSGTYYNRHLYIGISSVEYFAPFEQCCTFRGSFVKLNARSGAILWKTFMLPDNNNTRGEYAGASVWGSSPSIDVKRNHVYIATGNLYSAPLRIRQCRERQINGTEPTQPDACVEPENHSDSMLALDLDSGKIKWYRQLGGVDIWLFDCVDPSTPNCPPQGINPDADFAEAPMMLTTYVNRTKKDIVVAGQKSGIVWALDRNNGNLVWSKQAGPGGVTGGATWGASTDERRVYTNIANSEARNFTLAPSNITTTAGGWVAMNASNGRVLWSIANPSNSTAHGPVSVANDVVFAGSTDRNGSIFAIDAKSGKILWSYQTGASVYGGMSISNGCIYVGHGYSVWGPDLFNFSGGIWLFGFCVEF; from the exons ATGAACTTAGCTCTTTATTCAGTGTTATTTTGTGTTCACGCAGTCTTTGCAGCAAGTTCTAAT ggGCATGGACACAAATCACAAGACTGGTTAAACCATGGTGGAGATCTGTTCAACAGAAGATATGCTTACAAAGAGCATAAGATCAGCCCAAAAACAGCACCGAACCTACGTTTGAAGTGGAAATTCAATGCAGGCAAAGACATCAGTGCAACACCAGCCATATATGATGGTACCCTTTATTTTCCAAGCTGGAACGGTAACATCTATGCAGTTAAAGAAGCTGATGGATCGCTTGTGTGGAAGCAGAACTTGCAGAATCTGACAGGTATAAATGCAACTGGCTATGTTACTACTGTAAATTGGACCGTGTCAAGGTCAACTCCCACAGTAGCAGGGGATAGACTGATAATTGGAGTCTACGGCCCTTGTATTCTTATTGCTGTCAAAAGAACAACTGGTGAGCTTGTGTGGAAGACCACTTTGGATAACCATCCTGCAGCAATCATCACCATGTCTGGAACATACTATAACAG ACATTTGTATATCGGAATATCTTCAGTGGAATATTTTGCACCCTTTGAGCAATGCTGCACATTCCGTGGAAGTTTTGTAAAACTTAATGCCCGATCAGGTGCCATCTTGTGGAAGACTTTCATGTTACCAGATAACAATAACACGAGAGGAGAATATGCAGGAGCTTCCGTTTGGGGGAGCAGCCCTTCCATTGATGTTAAAAGAAACCATGTCTATATTGCAACTGGGAACCTCTATTCTGCCCCATTACGCATACGTCAGTGTCGAGAGAGACAAATTAATGGAACTGAGCCTACTCAACCAGACGCGTGTGTTGAACCAGAAAACCACTCTGATTCAATGTTAGCCCTTGATTTGGATTCtgggaaaatcaaatggtaCCGCCAGTTAGGAGGCGTTGATATATGGCTCTTTGATTGTGTCGATCCTTCAACTCCTAATTGTCCTCCTCAAGGTATCAACCCAGATGCTGATTTTGCGGAGGCACCAATGATGTTGACCACATACGTAAATCGAACCAAGAAAGATATTGTTGTTGCAGGCCAGAAAAGTGGCATTGTATGGGCTTTAGATCGTAATAATGGCAACCTCGTCTGGTCTAAG CAAGCTGGGCCAGGAGGGGTAACAGGAGGTGCAACATGGGGTGCATCAACTGATGAAAGAAGGGTTTACACCAACATTGCCAATTCTGAGGCCAGAAATTTCACTCTTGCTCCTTCAAACATCACTACAACTGCTGGTGGGTGGGTGGCAATGAATGCTAGCAATGGTAGAGTTTTATGGTCAATAGCCAACCCCAGTAACAGCACTGCTCATGGCCCTGTTAGTGTTGCAAATGATGTTGTCTTCGCTGGATCCACGGATAGAAATGGATCCATATTTGCCATCGATGCCAAGAGTGGGAAAATTTTATGGTCCTATCAAACTGGAGCCAGTGTCTATGGAGGCATGTCAATTAGCAATGGGTGCATATATGTGGGTCATGGATATAGTGTTTGGGGACCTGATCTCTTTAACTTTTCCGGTGGAATCTGGCTCTTTGGCTTCTGTGTTGAGTTCTAA
- the LOC112997646 gene encoding polyvinylalcohol dehydrogenase — MLPDNNNRRGEYAGAAIWGSSPSIDVKRNHVYIGTGNLYSAPLHIRQCRERQNNRTEPTQPDECIEPDNHSNSILALDLDSGKIRWYRQCGGFDIFFLACINASAPNCPPRGLWQDADFGEAPMMLTIYINRTKKDVVVAVQKSGYAWALDRNNGNLMWFTPAGPGGITGGGTWGAATDERRVYTNIANSEAKNFTLAPSNMTTTAGGWVAMNASNGRVLWSTANPTNGPVSVANEVVIAGSTDRMGSIYAFDANNGKILWTYKTGATVYGGMSINNGCIYVGHGYNVFVSSLINNFTGGASLFAFYTVKNLRG, encoded by the exons ATGTTGCCAGATAACAACAATAGGAGAGGAGAATATGCAGGAGCTGCTATTTGGGGAAGCAGCCCTTCCATTGATGTTAAAAGAAACCATGTCTATATTGGAACAGGGAACCTCTATTCTGCCCCATTACACATACGTCAGTGTCGAGAGAGACAAAATAATCGAACTGAACCTACTCAACCAGATGAGTGTATTGAGCCAGACAACCACTCCAATTCGATATTAGCCCTTGATTTGGATTCGGGGAAGATCAGATGGTACCGCCAGTGTGGAGGCTTCGATATATTTTTCTTAGCATGTATAAATGCTTCAGCTCCTAATTGTCCACCCCGAGGTCTTTGGCAAGATGCTGATTTTGGGGAGGCACCAATGATGTTGACCATATATATAAATCGAACCAAGAAAGATGTTGTTGTTGCGGTTCAGAAAAGTGGCTATGCATGGGCTTTAGATCGCAACAACGGCAACCTCATGTGGTTTACg CCTGCTGGGCCAGGAGGTATAACAGGAGGTGGAACATGGGGTGCAGCAACAGATGAAAGAAGGGTTTACACCAACATTGCCAATTCCGAGGCCAAAAATTTCACTCTTGCACCGTCAAACATGACTACAACCGCTGGTGGGTGGGTGGCAATGAATGCCAGTAATGGTAGAGTTTTATGGTCGACGGCTAACCCTACTAATGGCCCTGTTAGTGTTGCAAATGAAGTTGTCATTGCTGGATCTACGGATAGAATGGGATCCATTTATGCTTTTGATGCCAATAATGGGAAAATTTTATGGACCTATAAAACTGGTGCCACTGTTTATGGAGGCATGTCAATCAACAATGGATGCATATACGTGGGTCATGGTTACAATGTTTTCGTGTCGTCTCTCATCAACAACTTTACGGGTGGAGCCTCACTCTTTGCCTTTTACACTGTTAAGAATTTACGTGGTTAA